From Pyxicephalus adspersus chromosome 7, UCB_Pads_2.0, whole genome shotgun sequence, a single genomic window includes:
- the LOC140335135 gene encoding NADPH oxidase organizer 1-like, with protein MKRCGISRHPVEVEGLGLLQHEKHNAYMFSVLWSDHNKVLIYRTFIDFKRLQRDLKKTFPLEAGAVNKSERILPKLKDVPRTLAKKKESKRVLERLQKLETYSQSVLRLDAKISQCDIVVQFFTLKNNDLNPSFPDDSIVIVPSERKEEKSIASPRTPDISKPVISVGYLCVADYETVDLRNKPFKVKRHELLDVLLKESSGWWLVENEDQQIAWFPAPYLQLDKNHEEGDNTKECQQEGIQCVVIKGYEAQNFDELTVMVGVVVTVLKKSDNGWWLASYNRRTGFVPSLYLKPYTNPCEKIRHILSNEYYMSTPNLYRDECSFLHHQPSLGDQRRNGGTRSERGRSQSLGSEARSDADSDIDSMTGSSGGLNSSCSESSSLNNSNPSLAESTSSSVLPKVPPRPNSDQILQKCCTITKKKLERSMASLEMSNNSGTRL; from the exons ATGAAGCGTTGCGGCATCAGTCGGCATCCTGTGGAGGTGGAAGGGCTGGGACTCCTGCAGCATGAAAAGCACAAT GCATACATGTTTTCCGTTTTGTGGTCTGACCACAACAAGGTCCTCATTTACAGAACATTCATAGATTTTAAAAGACTCCAG AGAGATCTTAAGAAGACATTTCCGCTGGAAGCCGGAGCGGTGAATAAGTCGGAGAGGATTCTTCCCAAACTGAAAG ATGTGCCAAGAACTTTAGCAAAGAAGAAAGAATCCAAAAGGGTCCTGGAAAGACTTCAGAAATTGGAGACCTATTCACAGTCGGTGCTGAGGTTGGACGCCAAGATCTCCCAGTGTGATATTGTTGTCCAGTTTTTTACTTTGAAGAACAATGACCTCAATCCATCTTTCCCAGATGACAG CATTGTCATTGTGCCTTctgagagaaaagaagagaaaagcatTGCCTCACCGCGTACCCCGGACATCTCCAAGCCAGTGATCTCTGTAGGTTACTTGTGTGTAGCAGACTATGAGACGGTGGACCTGAGGAACAAACCTTTCAAAGTGAAGAGACATGAGCTGCTGGATGTGCTACTGAAGGAAAGCTCAG GTTGGTGGCTGGTGGAGAACGAAGACCAACAGATAGCTTGGTTTCCAGCGCCTTACCTCCAGCTAGACAAGAACCATGAAGAGGGTGACAACACCAAGGAGTGCCAACAAGAAG GTATCCAGTGTGTGGTGATAAAGGGCTACGAGGCTCAGAACTTTGATGAACTAACCGTCATGGTCGGCGTGGTGGTGACAGTCTTGAAAAAGTCAGACAATGGATGGTGGCTGGCTAG CTACAACAGAAGGACGGGCTTTGTCCCATCACTTTATCTGAAGCCTTACACAAACCCCTGTGAGAAGATCCGGCATATCCTCAGCAATGAGTACTATATGTCCACCCCCAACCTGTACAGAGATGAGTGTTCATTTCTCCACCACCAACCATCACTAGGTGACCAGAGGCGGAATGGGGGCACCAGATCAGAGAGAGGGAGAAGCCAGTCATTGGGTTCTGAGGCTCGATCTGATGCAGATTCTGACATTgacagtatgacaggtagcagtGGTGGACTAAATTCTTCATGCAGCGAGAGCTCATCTCTGAACAACTCTAATCCATCACTAGCAGAGTCAACATCATCATCTGTTCTGCCCAAAGTCCCTCCTAGGCCGAACTCAGATCAAATCTTACAAAAGTGCTGCACCATCaccaaaaaaaagttggaaaggtCAATGGCAAGTCTGGAAATGTCCAACAACTCGGGAACCAGACTGTAA